From the genome of Fusarium fujikuroi IMI 58289 draft genome, chromosome FFUJ_chr06:
GCTTGCGCAATGGTTATTCTGGATCGGATTCATCGGACTGAGCTCCCATGATTTCTGCCTTCCATTGGTAGAGACTCTGACGGGCGTTTGGCTAGCCTCCTCTTTGGGAAGCGTCATTATTAGATCTTACCTGTGAGTGGCGAGCCTAGGTGCGCACAAGTTCTATATCAAAGAGCAGAGAGATTCACTTCCCATGAATATTTACCGTCTTGCAACAAGAATCTTAACCTTAAGTTATGCTTATTTGTGTGATCGTTCGGGCTTCAAAGGCGTTTCGAGGACGCTAAGCTCAAAGTGGCCTCAGTTGGTTCTAGTTGGTGATCCTTGGACTCGGCGACCTACGAAACAAAGAGGTTGAAGCACGTGGGCGAAACCACACAAAGAAAAAGCCCAGTGGCGCAACAACAAACGCCCATTCGGATAAGACCATGATCTCAGCCGCACTACTTCGTATATAAACACAAGGTCCAGCACTACTTCTCATTCACTTCACAAGCTCATCTCATATCGTCGCCATgggtcaagaagaagtcggtCTGGAGGTCCTCCCCCCTCCTCCGGGTTACTCACCCTCAAATCAAGATGTGGAATTTATTATGCCGACGTCTTTCACCATCCATAAAGAAGGCGATTCCGAGGTGAAATTCAACATACGCGGCAACTCTGGCAGCACGCCACTTTCAATCGCATGCACATACAAAAGCACAGAAGACGATTTCGAAGCAAGAGTGAATCTCCTGCCACGAAAAGATGAAAACGCATCGCCACTGGCAACAGTAAAATACTCCCGCCACAGCGCTGAGCTCGAATTTACCAACACATCTTCTCCCTCGAATATCACCTTGTACTACCGTCTTCTAGGCGATAGAAACGCAACACACTCTTTCAACGTCAACACTCCAGAGCGAACAAGTTTTGAGTGGAGAaaccttggtgatggcgaagGATGGAAATTGTACATGGGCTCGAGGCCTGAGGTATTGGCGGTAGGTGCGCTGAATATGGGGTCTGATAAACCTACGCGATTTGAATTTACAGACTTGGAGATGGCGAAGGAATTGGATGAGCATTGTAAATTGGTGATTGTTGCGTCGTGGTTGAGGATCTGGGACAAGGTCAGGATTCAGTTCAGACGGTCGCCTGATGAGGGTGAGACAGAGATGATATTGTGTAGCTGCGGGTTCTGTGTGATTCTGTAGGGCCAGAATATTCTTTACTAATCTAGAGTTGTTCGTGTGGACGACAGACTCGGCAATATTCCCTTTGTCTATCTTTTATTGATGTACTAGTGATCGTTATACCAGGCACAGATACTCGAATGCATAAACAAGGATGAAATGGATATCGTTGATCCGGCCCGTAGAAATTGCCTGGCCAAGCGAGACGCCCTAGAGAGATGCAACCAATGAACAGACACGGAGGCTCATCCGTCTTGCATTTCACTCCCGAGCCTGATGGACAACCCAACAAACCCATTTCCCCATGACGCAACAATTCGCAAATCCCGCTTCAACATGAACAAATCCATCCATGGAACCCAGCCAGACACGTCAAGTCCGTGCATGAATTGAGTTACGAGTCGAATCTACCATGAACTACCCTCCACTTTTACCCCGCGCTCCAACCAATCTATCCAACGAAGCAGTCCCTACTCCCGCACCCAAAAGACGCGCTGTTGCTGTCGCTTGCGACTCATGCAGGGGCCGAAAAGTCAGGGTTTGTCCCCCTTTCGCCCCTTCTGTGAACAGATGcttacttataaatagtgCACCGGCGAGTTTCCAACATGTGTTGGGTGTCAGCGCCGTGGGGGCGAGTGTCGCTACGCTGATATTGCTAATGACCGTGAAATGCACTCGAATCAGCTCAAGAGGAGGGTCAAAGAGTTGGAGGATGAAAACAGAGGCTTTAGAACCTTATTTGAGACTTTGAGGAGGCCAGGCGGGAGGACGAATCAGGAGATCTTACAAAGAATACAGGCCGGTGATGATTTTGGAACCGTCATTGAACGCGCTCAAGATCTGGGCTACAAAGGAAAGCGGAATAGATCCCCGTCGCCAGGTTTAATGACTAGACAACGGCCATCTGAGTGGACGACTTTCCGTGGCATTTTACCCGAAACACCGATCGCTTCTCCTGCAGCAATCTATCCTATCGTGCTGCCTGTTGCCGCCTCACCATCTCCGCCTCCCCTTCCCTCACCCCCCACTGATACACCAAGCTCACCGAAAGATGCTATCCTTGGCCTCTTGACACTCTCCCAAGACGAGAAACCAGATCTCGTCTTGCTCAATGAAGCCCGCCCCAAAGAACATTGCGATCTTCGCTTAAACGACCTTTCCGTCTCGTTCTGGACACGTGTACCGATCAGTAACCGATCTGCATCGACGCTCATCTCAGCTTTTCTCGAGACAGACAACTCGGCTGTTGGATTCATTGACAAGGACTTGTTCCTCACAGATCTGGTACAGCACAACCCGACATTCTGCTCTGCCTTTCTCGTCAACTCAATACTGTACCTCGCTTGCGTAAGCAACCCTCTTGTCTCCTTGTTTCACTGACTGACGCCTCACCAGTTTGCTCATACCGCGTCCGATGGTAGAGCAGCTACACTTGCACACAGCTTTTTTAACGACGCAGAGCGGCTGTATCGCGCGGAAAGATTATCTGACAGTCTCACGACCCTAGCggccatcaacatcttcagcttgggGTGCTTCTCTCACGGGAACGATAACTTGGGCCAGGATCTCCTCTTATCGGGACGTCAGATGGGAAAACGCATGAATCTTTATGGTCTTAATCCTACAAGCTCAGAGGTGAGGGGGTTCCAGGAGTTATCATCTGATAGTCCAGCGTCGCAAGCCTCCTGGGGGACTTTTAATTGGTTGACGGACGTGAACTCAAACTTTACTGATTGATTTCAGCTCACCTTCCGATGGGAATGTAATCGCTCGATATGCTAAGTTCAGATGAAAAACCTTAAGCACTTCGAGCTGGAAGTTTACCGTGATTATCGACCACCTGTCTGAACATTTGACTTTCCCTCCCGAGTCCCCACCCAGTGAAGGTTATAAAGCCAGCCACTCTCCCTGCAAAATTCAATTTggttcttttctctccagTTTTTCCTCTCATTCCAGTTCTCTGCCGTTctcacatcaacaccatggccTCCTCTCCAGAAACAACAGCTTCGTCGGTCTCCACACCACATCATACTCTTCCTTTCGACGTCGAGGTCATTATAGTCAATGATTTAATAGAGCTCTACAAGAGAACCGACAAACGCCTGGCACCTTTGGCCACAGTCTCTGAAACTTGGCAACGCCTCGTGGAGAAGCACACTTTTCAGGACTTAAGACTAAATGAACGGGACCTTCTCGCCTTCGAGAGGTATACTCATTCAGAGCGGCTACAACTTGTCAATTCCATCACCCTCAAAGTCATTCGAGTTGTCCCCTCGCGTAGATCCCGCGACTGGAATTCCCTACCAAGTTTTTTCCATCACGTAGTTTCCACAACTGCAGCTCTCGAGTCTATACACATAGAGAAATGTTGGAATGAGTTTGGCGTGTGTGGCGGTCATGGTATGTGATTTCCTCCCCCTCTCCCGACTTTCTGTGATGCTGAGACTTGAAAGCTTTTCCGATCTGTTTCAAGTTGCCAACTTCGGTGAAACAACTTTCCTATTTCCACGGCGTTAGCAGGGGCTATCAAATGAATATTGATCCAACCAATTTGGAGCTACTGGGCCTCATTTCGCGAGCCGCGGATCATCTTGAGCATATCGCCGTGTCTTATGCATTCAGCGCGAACCACTTCTTTGATCACTGCAAAGGAATAGAGTTTAAACGGCTGAAAACACTGGCACTGACCTATCGTTTCAACGGAATCCCTAACATTGGGCTCTTGAAGAATGCTTCagaagcagccaagagaatGCCCGCGCTCGAGATGCTGGAAATATGGGAGTTCGGCCTGCCAGGACCGCCAGTTCATATCTTTAGGTACGAGAAGCTCGGCGAGACCAGGGGCCGTATTAGTTGGCAGAGCTGCGGGACCCATAGGCTCCCTGACTGCATATACAGCGCGTGGAAGAAGCAGTCAACTGGTGGGAAGGTTCACGTACTCGAGGTTGTAGAGGACCGATTTGCCCGCAACGATGTCATATCCTTTTCGGACCTTGTACCATATTTGATGCTCAGGGAGCGGATTCTGCGTGAATCTACTATGGAACCGGTTTTGGAACTCACAAAATAAACCATgtgtcttatttatatttagctctgTCCTGTATCGCAGGCGCAATTCTTCAGCAAGATCTCGGCTGTCAATCACAAACTGGCCACTTATATCAGATTGTACGCCATAAATCTCATGAGCTTCgcctccttctttctttttttagcATACAAGCGACCTGTGGTCGAGGGCTTATGAGCTCTGATCACTGCCTGGGACTTGGCTGGTAAAACCTTGATTTCTGACTCATTTATCCTTTTGTGATtataagctctcagccacaggcCCCGACAGCGAATAGCATATCTCTTCTCTATCAAGACAAGTGCTGGGTCATCTAGGGGATTACTCGGAGGCTTTCTATAGGTGTCATGGACGTGTCAAACATCGGAGTTCTCCAATCAACTGCATAGGGCGTAAACTCACAAACTTAGTTTTCAGAGTATCCTACCAAAAGTCTGAAATGATTTGTTCCCCCTTCCTCCCTCAAAAGCCTACACTTTTTCCGAATTATAAAGCCACTCAATATCCCAGACTAGCGGACTTCCAAGGTTACTTACTGAGTTTTGGGACAACCATCCTCTCACGCCAATACACACAATGGCAGTACATTGCACCACGAGTTCTCCAACCAGACCCGTTGTGCGCAGTGCGGCACTTTACACGAGGCTCCCTCTCGAGATCGAATTATACATTGTCCGGGCACTGATAGAGACGCACAAGAGATCAAAGAAGCCAGGTTTTCGCTTATCGACCTTTGCCAGCGTTTCCAGAGCCTGGCAAACTCTCATAGAGAAGGAAACATACAAACATATAAAAATATCGTCACAGGAGTTACACTTCTTCAAGCACCATGTCCCATCATATCGAAAAATACTTGTCCGCCATATTCTTCTCGAGATCTCATATAACGTCTACTCGCATGGCGTTGACGACCAGATTCATTTTTCCAAGGCAGTGCACACACTTTGGCGCATTCTCTCAAGATGGAATACACACCGTGTTACAGTGGAGCTAGGCATCGCTTCTACTCAATTAACCAAGCCACCTTGGGTAATTGTGCCCCCCAACTCTCCTTTTAACCCTTTGAAGACCCTTCGCCCAAGATTGATGGCTGCCGTCCACGATTGGGTCCGTTTAAGTCAGTGTTACTTAGGGAGAGAGGCTGCTTGCTTCGACCGGACTTTCTTCCCGCCAAAAGGGGCCACGAGTTTACCTCAGGTTGATGCCATCGCTGAGCTAGTTATTCGGAGAGAATATCACCCGAACATCTCTCCAATAACTCTCCATGAGATTATCTCGTCTGCTCCTTGCATTGAGTCGATTCATCTTGAGAGATGGTGTTATGGCGTTCCTGAACACGACAGGAAATGGGATCGCGGTATGTATCTCTCCTTTCCTCCACTTCTTCAATGTCCACAATGCCAACATCCCGTAGCTCTCCAGCGTTCAGGAATTTTAGTATCAGAGTCAACGAAACGGTTGACCTATTTTGAAGAATTCAATACCCCATTTCACCAACGGGCTGGGGCAATGACACTTCCACGGCCATACAACACACTTCTGGAATCCATCCTCCACGCCGCAGATCGCCTTGAGCATATCGCTGTCTCCTTTGCTTTCGATGCACAAACGTTTTTCAAAAGGCTTAGACGAACCGAGTTTAAAGCATTGAGGACTCTCGCACTTACATCTTCTTTCAGCAAATTCTCCGAGAGTCTCTTACTTATTGCTGCCGAGGCAGTAAAGAAGCTTCACGCTCTCAAAATTCTAGAAATATGGAATTTCGACGCCGGCCAAGCTGACGTTTTCCGGTACGAGAGGAGACTTGATCGATACCAGGGTCAGATCACCTGGCAGAGCAGCAAGGATCGCCAGATCTCTTCAAGTGTAGAGAAGGGCTGGAGAGATCTGTTAAGCCGAGGTGAGAATGGATTCGATGTCAAATGCAGCAATTTTtcgatggagatggagagtctTCAGGATATTCTGCCACATTTGAAGTTGAGAGAGCAAATTCTTCGTGACTTCACCGAGAGGTAGAATTAGGTCTGAGGGACTATGATCAGGGCCCTGTATTAGCAGCTCGGGCCTGTGCTAGGGTCTTCATGTTTCTGTTTTCTGTGTTTTTACTGCGGAATAAAATTTTCACGAGTTACTCTTGTCCCGAACGCTGTAAATTATGTATTAATGACTATACTGACATCGAACATCCAAGACATTGCGAATAATAACATGAATCTTTACATCTAAACCATGCTGCTATGTACTAGTGCCAAAGATCTCCATCGCTTAGTTGGGAAGGTTGGCAGGGGTATAAGACTGATCAGGCTTAACAACCTTTCCGCTCTGGACCTGCTTGTCGGTATAAGCAGGCCAGACAATCTGTCGCTTAGAAGAAACAACAGAGAAAGTGGTGAATCCGTTTCCAGGGCCGAACTGGCCGCTCCAGCCAGAGGTGATGGTGAAGTCACCGCACTTGACTGGTCCTCCGTTGCGCTGAGACGCCTTGCTGCCCTTGACGACATACTTGCAGCCGGTGGCGGCACCCTTGTGGGTGTCGATCTTGAAGTTCCAGGTGCAGGAGCTGTCGTCCTTGGCGCAGCTTCGCTGCATGTTCTCAATGGTCCATTGGGGGCTGGCGGCCATCATGTTGACGGCGGGAGCTGGGGCAGCGGAGACGCTGGTGGCCAGGATGGCGGCGAGACAGGCGAGAGAGAACTGCATGATGATGGTTGAGGAAGGTAGTTTGGTTGTTCTGGAAGATGTTAGTGTCTGGAGAGCTAGACTTGATTGAGGTCgcttactattaaagtagtTGAGTGTTGGTAACGATTGTGAAAAAAGCGAGTGAAGAGTGATTgagttgaagctgatgagaaaACAATTTACCAGCAGTGCATCACTCTCCTTATATACTTTTTCCTCCTCGCGGAATGTAACATTTCAATCATGAGACGATAATACGGCCTTTCGCAGTATACGAGTTTGAGGCTCTGAAGCCCATGGCATGACAGATCAGCCATGAGAATCTCGAAGGGTCCATTCAAGCCATAGTGCCGCTCCGTCCGAGGCTACGACCCTGAAATACCACGCTAAATCCCCAAGTTAAGCCTTCACGTGGTCAAAGGCGAGAATCTCGTACGGAGCTATAGCATGATCTACCTAGAAGTAGTTAGGGACATCTCGTATTTCCCGCTCGACAACCAGTTAGAACCGTCGCTATTTTTGGCCCAAGCCTAGTCCCCTTACAGGCAAACCACGGGGACCTTGAGTGATTGTTCGTATTGTTCACCGATCATTCCACGCCGCAGATTATTGAAAAGGCTTGTCCCGATGCGTAGAAAACCTGCTCAGAGTAGGTCTATTTCTGAGTACCACGTTCCAATTAATGACGCCGTGGCTGGGGAAGTAGATCGTCTCTTCGGCTCATCGGCATCAATCGTGTCAGGGGTCAAGGGTCTCGGGCTTACCCGCTCCCCCAGATTTAGCCTTTATTGCTACCCTGTGACGTTACAGCTGCTTGGGCTTTATGTCACGTTGGCTTCTGGATGAGGAAAATGCCGTACATATTTGCGATGGGCTCTGCAGAGGTTCACAAATGCCGATGGCTTGCCTTGCATTCACGGCTTCTTCGGAAATCCAACAGCTCTCGAGCAACAGAGGCTAAACTCGCGGCAAATAATACGGGAGCGGATTGTTCTCTTTGTCGTTTTTTGGACGCGTTCTGCAGGGAGAAACGCAGGGATAAAGTGTCTCAATCATAGACAAATTTATTCAGTCAGCAGCGTGCAATGAATGACTTCGCATTTATTCGGTGATTCAGCCTCACCATTTAGGGTTAAGCATATCCCGCAAGGCATTGCTGAGACCTGTTTGGCGGAGCCGTTGCTCCGCTTGTGTCTAGTGGATGCTGCGAGCATTCCAATGCTGGCTCAGCTCATGCCCGAGCAAGCCGCCTTCACCGCCAACGACTTCACCCCAACAAACTAGCCGAATAATCTTCCAGTCTAAACTCTCTTGTTGGTCGCAAGGGTAGTCCAGACTTCTCGTAAGCCATATCGATCATTCTCGCCTGCGCAATGCTGTCTTCATGGCCGACCCAGAGTCCAGAACCTTGCTTCCCACGAACACGGGTGACGAACTGCTCCAGCAAATGGCGATATGACGACCAAAACGGCTCACTCGGCTGATCAATCCCGGCATCTTTGAATGTATAGACCTTCTTGGATTGTTTGACTGTCCATTTCTTCAAGTCTGTATCATTCCTGTCATCCCGAATGGTGTACTCATCCACGATGTCAATGCGGTGCCAAAAGGATGATATAAGGAAGTTGCTGACGCTCAGCTTCCTGAGCTTCCATTTAGTCTGTTCTTTTGGGAGTGTCATATCGTCCAACTTGATTTCTTTATGACACACTGATATATTGAATGTTGGAAAAGTGGTGATTGATCCTCGTGCGTTAATTATCGCGTTTCCAATTCGTCCATTCGGGAAACGAAATCTTGTCTCAGCAAACTCATCGCAGAGATCTCCTGGAGGAGGGACGCTTCTAATTCTGCATGCCATACATTCTTCAGGCTCCCGACCCATGATCTGACGCAGTGCATACATAGGGTATGTGCCAAGATGAAGCATAGTACCGCCACCCAAGTTGTATTCGAGCTGTGCATTACCCTTGGGTATAATATAGGATGGTAATAGCGCAACGCTATCAACAGTTTGTATGTTCTGACGGTCGACCAGGCTGAGGAAATATTGCCAACTCGGCTGGAAGCGAAAGTGCATTGCTTCGAGAAGAACGGGCGCATCAGGCCGTCGTAGCAATGGCGAACGGAATAGCATCTCTGCTTCAGCTGCATTGACCGTGGCTGGCTTTTCAAGTAGCACATGCTTTCCTTTGGCGATTGCTTTGATGGCCCATTCACAGTGTAAGGTAACGATAAGGGGGATATAGACAGCATCGACGGAGGGGTCATCGAGGATTGCTACATAGACAAAGTTAGCTTAGTAAAGAATAATGGATAACTGGAAATTTCGACCTTGGTAACTGTCGAAAACGTGAGGAATATTGTGCTTTTT
Proteins encoded in this window:
- a CDS encoding related to Oxidoreductase, which produces MSSVSGFLRRNWQAYSPPEPPKNANAIKFGILGAANIAATALITPAKSHPDIKIYAVAARQKEKAEAYAKKHNIPHVFDSYQAILDDPSVDAVYIPLIVTLHCEWAIKAIAKGKHVLLEKPATVNAAEAEMLFRSPLLRRPDAPVLLEAMHFRFQPSWQYFLSLVDRQNIQTVDSVALLPSYIIPKGNAQLEYNLGGGTMLHLGTYPMYALRQIMGREPEECMACRIRSVPPPGDLCDEFAETRFRFPNGRIGNAIINARGSITTFPTFNISVCHKEIKLDDMTLPKEQTKWKLRKLSVSNFLISSFWHRIDIVDEYTIRDDRNDTDLKKWTVKQSKKVYTFKDAGIDQPSEPFWSSYRHLLEQFVTRVRGKQGSGLWVGHEDSIAQARMIDMAYEKSGLPLRPTREFRLEDYSASLLG